DNA sequence from the Nicotiana tomentosiformis chromosome 3, ASM39032v3, whole genome shotgun sequence genome:
CACTTTTTTTATGCTctcaaaatagtgcacctttctcctattATCCTCAGTCACACTCAAAAATTCGACCATATCTCAACTTAGCTCTTAACAAgatcataacaaattcaagttcTTAAGAGAGGTAAAGGTTCAAACAGATAGTCAATTTAAGAAAAAAAGGGGTCAGGCTTGTAGTGTGATTgtcaaagaaataggattacaggctctaAGGGGCTAACTAAGATACACATTAATTTTGGTGGGTTAAAGGCATATATCTTGCTCAACAAGGAGATGCCCATAttacttcctagactgaacaagactgctATTTTGCTTTGTAAATACACAGGActagttctagacatcaaatgatATGCACAAAATATAAACAAAATCTCACAACCATAtcggcacataactcactcaggaccGGATTTATCCTGACTCaatagtcaaagcagttaagcaaagtcaaaattaaataattttaggcaCTATAATACACAATTCAAGAGATGAGCCTCGGTGTTAGCCCATCATCTTGATTGACTGAAATAAGCATGGGCGCGATGAAGTATTTACATAATGGACCTCGGCACGACCCTATGATGGTTGTTGCATCATGTTGGCAATACTGCCCGACATGGGCAGGTGTTGATGGGCATGGATTGTGGCATGACGAAAGGTGGCTAAGGTGCCAAGGCATAACCAGACCATGGCATTGGCGTGGCCATGGAAAAAGAAAGGCAACGGGCAGCAAAAGCATAGCGAGGGCTGGAAAAGCTAAGGCAAGCTAAGGCGGGGCATGGCAAGGCAAATGGGCACGGACAAGGCAGTGTCATGGGTGAGCTGGGCATGTAGCATAGGCAAACATGCGTGCAAGGCATGCTGCACACTGGCATGGGGCAAAGGCATGGCATTGTCCTGTTAGTGCCAAAATTTGAAGGATGCACCCATGTGCGACGCACATGCATGCAGTTGGGCGGTTACCTAATTTTCAACAAAGCGGATATGTAGGTTTTGGGCGGTTTCCTTGTAAAATTCGAATTGATTTCAATCCTTTGCAGTTGGGGATGTCAACTGCTAGTTTAGGATAAGGCAGCATGTGCCATACATGGGCCAAAATGTGTGCCTATATATATGTAGGCATGGCAGATTTGTCAAAGGTAGTGAGTGATTGTCTTTTGGATATCTTTTTGTAAGGCTGTTTCAAGTGTTCTTTGTAGCACGAGTTATAATACAAAGTAGGAAATAGATTCTTGTAACTCTTTGGCTTGTCTGATTTCTATATGCCTTTTATATTCTATGTGTCAAACCAAAACGTGAGGGAAAAAATGAAGAGGGCTGAGTCATATTGTGTGACTGACGCGAAGTGTCAAAACGAAAAAAATTGACTGTGTAATAATTGGTATCATAATGACGTCGGGAAGATCTTGGAATAATCATGGATTGAAGTGCAGAACTTTCTGAAAGATTTCAGAAGTTTGAGGCGCTAATGGGAATAACTGATGACGCCCTGGATTTGGTGGATATTCTGACGCAAATCCATGGTGTTAACAAAAAACTTCAACATGTTCGTGAGAGTGTTGATACCCAACTAGTGGAATTGCAAGCTTTACATGAAACTGCTAAAGAGCGGTTGGAAAATTTACAAAAGGAAAATGAAGAACTTAAGACGAAAATTTAAATCCTGTGACTGGCTATTGCAAATATGCCCCAAGGAGGTGAAGAACACACCAAAATTAACATTCCGGAGCCAAAGGCATTTATTGGCGTGAGAGGCGCCAAAGAACTGGAAAACCTTTTAGGAGACGTGGAGCATTACTTCTCTACTGCTCACATTCCGAAGAATGACAAACTGACCATGGCAAAGAGATATTTCAGAGAAGATGCAGTGCTGTGGTGGAGACAAAAAATGCAGAAGATGAAAGTGCTGGCAAACCCAAGGTTGATACTTGGGAAAACCTTCGTGACGCTTTGAGGGACAAGTTCTTGCCCAACAACTCATCTTGGGTTGCTAGGGATTGCTTAAAGCAGTTGAGGCATACCAGTTATATTTGGGACTATGCGAAGGATTTCTCATCCTTGTTGCTGGACATCCAAAACATGTCCGATGAGGACAAGCTGCATAATTTCATTTCTGGAATGCAAGGCTGGGCACAAAATAAAATTCGAAGGCAGAAGGTAAAAGATCTGCCTAGTACAATTGCGGCAGCGGGCACATTGGTGAATTTTTGTTCAACCAGTCTAACTTTTGATCCTTCTCCTTCTTCTAAGtccaagaaaaagaagaagagtaaGGACTGGAAGAAAGACAATCAGAAGCAAGATGGAAATGAAAAGGGCAAAGGGAAGATGGATGCTTCTTCGTCAAAACCAAGCAGGCAAACAAGTGGTTAAAAGGTTTGCTGGACATGTCAAAGACCTGGACATCATGCAGGAAATGGTCCCAATCAAGAAAAGATAAATGTTCTTCTTTCTGAAGAGGAGAAGCAGGGAAAGGGATAGGAATTTGCTGCTTATGTGAATTCGTTGCGGCTGTTGAATACATTGGTTTGCGTAATTGTGGTAGATAATATTGCCAAGGAAGAAGTTGCATATGTGAATGCTACATGGAATGATCTATCTGATGCTCACTCCACGTTAATGTATGTGGATCTGAAAATTGGAAACAAAAGTGTCGTGACCATGGTTGATACTTAAGCCAGGCACACATTTGTTGCCTCCAGTTGTTCAAGAGTATGGGTTGCAAGTGACAATTGTCCGACCAAGATAGATGTTGAAAACCAAAGGCGCAACCTAGTTTTGGGGTGGCACTGGAAGTCCCGATTATATTGGGACATTGGTCTAGAAAGCTCAACATGACAGTGGTTCCATTGGATTATTTTAAAGTGCTATTGAGAATTGATTTTCTGAAAAGGAACAAAGTCGCTCCAGTTCCTCATTTGGATGGATTTCTGTTCATGGGGGAGATGAAAGAAAGAACATTGGGATAGCTACTTTGATTTCTGTCATTGAATTTGAGAAAGGCTTGAAGAGGGGTGAGGAAACATACCTCGCTGCACTCGTTACAGTCAAGCCAGATATGCCAATTGAGGTCCCAAATTGTGTTGCAGATTTGCTAAAGGAATTCAAAGATGTGCTGCCACTAGAATTTCCAATGGAGTTACCAACGGGGAGGAAAACTAATCACATGATTGAACTTTTTCCTAGATCACTGCCGCCTGCACGGCCTCCTTACCGCATGTCGCCTATGGAACTGACTGAATTGAGAAAACAGTTAGTTGAGTTATCTGGTGCTCCTGTTTTGTTCCTGAAAAAGCAGGATGGTACGCTGTGGATGTGTGTTGGCTATAGGGCGCTGAATAAGTGactatcaaaaacaagtatccagtccttttgattcaagatttgctGGACAGGCTCTCGAAGGCTAGTTATTTTACTAAGTTAGACTTAAGTTCAGGCTATTGGCATGTTAGAATAGCTGATGGGGATGCCCCTGTGACCACTTATGTAACTAGATATGGTAGCTTTGAATTCCTTGTAATGCTGTTTAGGCTAACCAATTCCCCGACAACGTTCTAAAATTTACTGAATAATTTTCTTTACAAGTACCTTGATGACTTTGTAGTTTTTTACTTTGATGACATAGTCATCTATAGCCGGACACTTGACGATCATTTGACTCACTTATGAAAAGTGTTGGAAAGACAGAGAGCATATCAATTCTATGTCAAGATGGAGAAATGTTAATTTGTAAGTCGTGAAGGTTCAAGCAATAGTTGATTGGCAAGCACCAAGTGGGATAAAGGAACTAAGATCAATTTTGGGCTTGGAAAATTATTACAGGAAGTTCATTACAGGCTATTCAAAATGGGATACTCCTTTGACTGATTTGTTGAAAAAGAATGTCAAATGGGTTTGGTAGGATTCATGTGACAAGGCCTTTAGTGCATTGAAGAAGGCAATTGCATCCGAACCAATCTTGAAGCTTCCAGATTTTGACTTTCCATTTGAAGTACACATTGATGCTTTAGATTATGTTGTTGGTGGTGTGCTGATCTAGGAGGATCATCCAGTTGCATTTGAAAGCAGAAAGTTGAACGCTGCAGAGCAACGCTATTCTACACATGAGAAAGATATGGTTGCAGTAATTCATTATTTTCAAGTTTGGAGAATTTTGTTGTTGGTTACAAAGTTTGTGGTGCGGATGGACAACGTGCTAATACATACTTCAAAACTCAATAGAAAATGAGTCTGAAGCAGGCCCGGTGGCAAGCGTTCTTGGCTGAATATGACTTCATGCGGGTACGCACTTAGTCGCAAAAAGGTATTTGCTGCAACTTACATGCTCACTCAAATTGAATCTGAGTTTTTGGATACAACCAAGTTATGTCCTCCGAATGATCCATTATATGTGAAATTAATGGATCAAGTGAAACACGGGACAGTTAGGCGGTACTGGATCGAGGATGATATGTTGCACTTCAAAGGGGGGAGAATTGTAGTTCCTCAAGATGCTGGATTACGTCGTTCACTTCTAAAGGAGACTCATGATACTCCACTGGTTATCCAAGTGTTGAAAGGATGATGGCTTTGCTATCTCGAAATTACTTTTGGCCGAAAATGGAAGATGACGTTAAGCCCTATGTGAAAAATTGTCTGGTATGCTAACTTGAAAAGGCTGAACGGAAGAGAGAAGTTAGTTTTCCACAACCTCTACTGGTTCCGGAGTATCTGTGGGCTTCCGTTTCTATAGACTTTATCAGCGGGCATCCAAAAGTTGAGGGCAAAGCATCAATTATGGTGGTGGTAGACAAATTCTCAAAGTATGGAATTTTTGTTGCTGCTCCAACCATTTGTTCTTCAGAAGTAGCTGACGAGTTATTCTACAAGCATGTTGTGAAACACTTTGGGGTTCCAAGGGATATTGTGAGTGATCGGGATCCGAGATTTACGCGCCGATTTTGGACTACTTTGTTCAAATTCATGGGGACTGATTTGAAATTCTCAACTGCAAATCACCCCAAACTGATGGGCAGACAGAACATATCAATTATCTGCTTAAGAGTACTTCAGGCATTATGTGACTACTAATCAGAGAAATTGGGTTGAGTTACTAGACAGTGCGTAGTTTTGTTACAACTTGCACAGGTCTTCGGCAACTAAAATGAGTCCTTTCGAGATAGTTTTGGGAAGACAACCTGACTCATCGCTAGAAGTTTCTCAGTTGAAATCAGGGGGCAAGTATCCCGCTGCTTATAGTTATGCTCGCAACAAGCATGAGTTTCTTGATGAGGCGCGAGACAACTTGAGAAGAGCGACTAAAAAGGTGAAAATGTATGCTGACAGAAATAGGCGGCTTTTGGAATTCAATGTTGGTGACAAGGTATTGCTGAAGCTTACTCCACATATTTGGAAGAAAAGCAGTAGCAAGATGCGTCATCGTGGGATGATTCAAAAGTATGACGGCCCGTTTGAAGTTGTAAAGAAGGTGGGTGAAGTGGCATACCGGCTCAATCTGCTAGGACGTCTCACAATACACCCAACTTTTTATGTGAGTTTCCTAAAATCGGTTTCATGAAGATGCTGAGAAACCAAATAGGGCAATGTCAAAAAGTGCTCCTCCAGTAGAGCAAAAGCAATATGAGGAGAGTATTTAGAAGATTTTGGATCACCGTACGCTATGTCAAAGCAAAAAGCACAGGCGGAGAGAGTTCACAGTTCAATGGGCGGGAAAACAGGAGTGTGAAACAACTTGGGAGAGAGGGTCGTCTCTATGGAAATTTCAAGATCAAATCAAGGCGTATCTTGATTCTGCCTCATCTAGGGCGACGAGTTCATTGATGGGGGAAGTTTGTTAGCCCTCTGGCTGGATTGACCGAACATGTCATGGGCGCGATGAGGGATTTACATAATGAACCTCGGCACAACCCTATGATAGTTGTTGCATCAAATTGGCAAGACTGTCCGACATAGGCAGGTGTTGGTGGGCATGGACTGTGGCACGACAACATGTATATAATGTGCCAAGGCATGACAAGACCATGTCATTGGCGTGGCCACGGCAAAGCAAAGGCAACAGGCAGCAAAATCATAACGAGGGCTGGAAAAGTTAAGGCAAGCCAAGGCAGATGAGCACGGGCTAGGCAGTGTCATGGGTGAGCTGGGAATGCACCATTGGCAGACATGCGCGCAAGGCATGTTGCACAAAGTTTCCTATTGGTGACAAAATTTGAAGGCTATGCCCACGTGCCGCGCACATGCATTTAGTTGGGCGGTTACCTGATTTTCAACAAAGTGGCTATGTGGGTTTTGCGCGGTTACTTGTAAAATTCGAATTGATTTGAATCTTTTGCAGTTGGGATGTCAACTGCTAGTTTAGGATAAGGCAGCATGTGCCTTATATGTGCTAAAACGTGTGCCTATATATATGTGGGCATGGTAGACTTGTCAAAGGCAGTATGTGGTTGTCTTTTGGCTATCTTGTTGTAAGGTTGTTTCAAGTGTTCTTTGTAGCACGAGTAATAATACAAAGTTGGGAAGAGATTTCTGTAATTGTGTGCCTTGTCTGATTTCTGTATGCCTTTTCTGTATTTTCTCCCATAACGTGAGGGAGAAAATGAAGAGGGCTGAGTCATCGTGTGTGACTGACTTGAAGTGTCAAAACGAAAACAATTGACCCTGTAACACTAGGCGTCACAACTAGTTCACTCATCGATCTCAAGGCATAACAGAGTTAAGACAAGTTATCTCCATTTAAGACCCTAGCATAAGACTTCTTTATTCCTAAGAAAAGAAAAACTACTACACTCAGTTCAAGCAAAATCCTTGGAAATAAAGTGCGGCACAAAACAATATCAAGGGGAAATTGTTATACTAcctaagaaaaaaataaaataaaagacatatttttgggtttcaaattttttttcttttcgacTTTAATCTCTCAAGAAGACAGTCGAGAAAATTCATCGTTCGTAAGTGTCTAATTTGTAAAAAAAACAGATTCTAAAATAATGACAAAAAACATACAAGAAAAATATACACACATAGTAACATCCCCCaccacacacttaaattatggcatgtccccatgacacccAAGTAAAATCAAGAGGTAAGGAAACTCCCCTGACTATTTTTCTTTTCCGAGAACTCATGAACTCTACCCCTAATTCTGAACTTATTCCTCATTTTCGCTCTTTGGGATTATTTATGGAGCTTATTAAGCCAAAATCTTCTTAGAATATCTgtaagacccgctcttttctttcttactTGGCCTTGTTTTAAGCTGTGAATTGGTCTTTCAGGATAATCCTCAACTTGTTCTTGTATTCTTTTACAGGATCACTCCATGCATCTTTCTGTAAATCTCCAAAAATAAAATCCcaatgatcaaggttagaataagtaAACAAAGAAGAAAGATCATGAGAGTATTTTTCTGGTACGTCCTAGACCACCACTTTCTCATTATCTTCTAGTACATGCTGTAAATGTGAAAAACTGGTAGGGGGTCTGAAAtcttcttttattgcttcacaACCAACCAAAACCTTATCCTTAATTATCTCAATTGAATCAAAGTCCTCTTGCAGAGCACCAACTTCTCCTTATAAAAGATCATCCTTTTGAGTATGCTCATTCTCACTtggtatctcctccatatatttaCCATCACAATGAaatgagctttctgaaagtaTACTTACTATTTGACTCACTTGCGTTGTTAGGTTCTTAATGGCTTTATCATTTTTTATAAGTCTCTCTTCAACAGTATTCAtaaacttatacataagctcttctaaactactattctcctcttgaggtggttgtctcacttcactTTCATTCTAGTCATAATAAGGATATTCGTTCCATTCAGAGTCAAGATTGTGGCCATATGAAGCCTCATACTTATAAGGACTAGAAACAGAGTGagttattttcaaaatatgaaccaTAGGTAGGAATACTtacctgcttgacaatcaacccatagattatttttattacatttaaaaTAAATACCAGACTTGTGATAATATTCAGTTGTtaactcttcaaccattttcATAGGCTGGTTTCACTCCATCTTCAACAGTAATTAGAGTTCAATATCAAGAGTATTTTCTTCAAAGCTTTCCCTCGAGCACTTGTCAAGTACTATAAAAGAAATTTTGAACATAAGTTaactaataaataaaaaataaagaggaaaaaaatttaaaagaaaaacaaaagttaATTCtcgaattagcaccaaaaactattttgaacactattgattgtgAATCCCCAgcaacaacgccaaaatttgacgagcgcaaaacacaacacaaaattattgttcgctagtcaaatatagtatagttaaATTATCGTTTCCACAGGGATTTGATATACACAATATTCGAGTTAACGGTGGATACTCAAATAGCTATCACTGACACCAGAGAAGGTGAGGTCGTCATTCTTTCCCGCTGCCATATGGTTCGCCTTAAAGCCTTACGGATCGGAGAAGGAACGGGCAAGCCAGAGCAAGACTTGTCTATGGGAATACCCTGCTATCTCCTACTTTAAATAAAGAAAGTCCCTGGAATTCTATGATGCCGGGGATTATGTCTAAAAAACTTCGTATTGCGATCTCCGCTGATGATCGCTCTTTTCATTTCATAAGATCTATTCTTGGGCTAGAGCGTTAATATAACTTTTCTCTTTTATATGGGATTGGGCTTTGGAGAACTCCTAGAATGGGATTCCCCTTATGTGATATCCTTACTAGTACCAGTCTAACTAAGAGTCATCTGCTAGGCCAGCTTCCTGTGAGTAAGCCAGTGCTAAATAAGAGGGCTAAAAAAAGCGGTCAGATATGAGGGAAATAGCCCATAAAAGAGAGATCGGATGCCCTTTCCGATGCAATTCATGATGCGGAGCTGCCAACTAGCTAAGCTAGGTAGTTTGTTGTTAGAATATCTGTCCTAGTAGGAAGATGGAAAGAATATACTATACACTATAGGAGAGTCAAAGAATTGGCCTGTTGGAACTTTATCAAGATTAGAATGACAAGAAATATCCGTATCCGTATATAATAAGCTGGGCTTTATCCTTCCCGCCCACCTCATTAATATCTGAAGGGAAGAATCCGAGGGTAGCCTGATGATTAAGGGACAAGGACACTGTCAACAGGGTATGGTTCTTTTTTATCACCCCGGATGACGCACACTGCTTTAAATAAAGCGTAGTGAATAATGTGCCAGATCGCCTAACCAGTTGAACGAATAATCTTTAGTTAATTACTATCCAaaaaaattaacacttgattgAATGATTATcaactacgattaactactaaaaattaaaCAATTATCAATTGATCATAGAAGACAAGATTTAAgcaacacaaaaatattattgagaGAAATAAGGATAATTGACTAGACAGGTTCAAGATAATTGACTCGGGAACCAATTCTTGAATTAGTTCACTCTACAATAGTGTTGATTCTTATGAATTCACTAGATAATTAGATTAAACTTGGAGTTAAGGTTCCTCTttcaattaaatgttaaattcAGTAAATAATCCAATTGAAGCATGGTGACCAATTGCAACAAATAAAATGGTGGTTTTAGTCTAaaggtgtaatgacccgatcggtcgttttgtgtatttgagccatgATCCTTCTTTgaatgcttcacacatgtgtttTGTGGTTTACTGACTtccggggttggttagtttcgttcctaaaaggttttgggttgatttggaccctttggttcttagTTTAGAATCCtaagttggaaatattgatcgaagtttgacttatatgaaaacgaccccggaacggtattttgatggctcaaGTAGGTTCatatcgtaattttggacttgagcttgtgcccaaaatttaattcgtaggtccctaggttgatttgacttgttttgccaaatgttggcaatttgaggtttagaatttttttaagtttgaccgtagattgACTTTATGACTATCGGGTTCGAAATTTGGTTttaggacttggaataggtcggtttttctatttggaacttgtctgcaaattttGGTGTAATTCAGAAATTGTTTGATAAGATttggacgcttggttgcaattcttgtggttcttgagttttcttttgaaattcaTCCGTTTTGATatccgattcgtggttctagatgttactttggtattttgatcgtgcggacgagttcatatgatgttattatacatgtgtggatgtttggtttggagccacgagggctcaggtgagtttcagacatgtttcggAATGGTTTAGACTCATTTTTGgttgctggtgtgctggtgctgCAGCTACCGTAATTGCGTGCACCAACCTCGCAATTATGAAGTGATTAGTAGGGGAGACGTATTGCAATTGCGATGCCTCACTCATAATAGTGAAGTGTAGGCTAGTATGGGTaatttcgcaattgcgacaatttGGTCGCATTTGCTATGGGAGCAGGCTTCGAAAATGCATAGCCAATGTCGTATTTGTGACATCCCTATAGGATGTCACATGCCGCAATTGCAAGTTcttctttgcaattgcgagggCTCGTAATTTTGAAtctagtgtcgcaattgcgacatctgcaacagAACAAAAGGGCTGAAAACACGGGATTTGATCTAATTTCTcccattttagaaccctagactctaTAAAAGGTGATTTGGAGAGGGGAGTTTTACCTACAACcgttgggtaagtgattttgataaatttccaactatattacatgattatatatgagatttaatatcaaaattatgagaacatgaaatatttgggatttgagtcgaattggactcggatttgaaagccaaacacatatatggactcgtgggtttaatgggtagtcgagatctaccttTGGACTCcagttttgaccgggcgggcctgGGGctcacttttgttgacttttagggaattgtgtaaagagcatagttttaataattttaattggtttctcttgcattgtttgaagaTATTAAGTAATTTTtcgttagatttgagccgtacgAAGGAGAATTTTGAGGGAAAAGGATAATTTTGAGTGTTAATTTGGCctagttaaggtaagtatcttgcctaaccttgtggggggaaactaccccttaggatttgggttgattgtactatttgaattatgtggaagacgtgtacatgaggtgacgagtatgtacacatgCTTTATGTGTAAAagttgaccggtttagacttGTAGGTTTCAAAAGCATTTAGTTTTATTCTTCCTTACGTTGTCAATTTTAttcttacatgccttaattgaacTTGTTTTTACATGTTTTAGTTTCCATTGTCAAagttactcttatatgcatttatttgTAATTGTTGTTACATGCCATAATTCACAccgttgagttattctcatgcattcaGACTTCGTTACAatttcatgctatctcttttattgttaagCTTATGTTTTTCACTTGAAATGAAAGTTGCCATTCCACTGAAAATACCTTCATTATGGTTTATTGGAGTTGTAATTGTGAAAGCTATTAACACATTGAGGTTAAAGTTGTTGATTAATTATAtgtctttccttgttgagttatttctcatttattttgttgttattgagattcttgtacacattgtgattgagtcgtgggctatgtgttatggtaatattggtattgttgattttagaaatattgtggcatatgggcacgtgtggtgcgagttgattttTGTGTTGTGATATCGATGCACATGCgacggtataaggataggggttgatgttCATGCGACGAGATAATGTGGGATTTATACGTGTTTTGATAGTAagagaattacttgaagccacgcggtgagataagggggctaaatcgcGTGTggatatttcgggaaaaatgttttTCAAAATACATGTGCAAGGCTCATGCGtcgatataaggaagattgcgATTGTAAATTTTGAAATATGGATATGAGGTATGgtgcctcggttgtgattcttgatgtAAATTCTATGCTCATTCTTGTTGTCCTTTATTGCTTTAAGATTCGTTGTTATCCCAACATTATTGTATTGCCTTGTTGTTATTTTAGTCTTTGCTTTCCATTATTAGATTATATTATATTCTGTTCAAGTTTCTTTTGTctaataggtgtcttgacctggcatCATCACTACTGTACcggggttaggcttgatacttactgggtacaattgtggtgtactcatgctacgcttctgcacatgatCGAGGTACTTCCGCTCGTGTCGGATGCTAGTGATTGGACTAGCTATTCTAgatacttcaaggtatacctgcttgacgccCACAAGCCTCATAGTCACCTTCTAGCACAGTCTTTTCTActctttattttttcttcaaaCAGTGTTGTATTTTGAGACTTCTAGTGTACTTCTCAGAGCTTACGACTCGGTttcatcgggttttgggaatattgtgATTTTTATTTAGTATTGATGTTATCATGAGACTTATCAACTTTATTTAATATTCATAGTCGTTATTTCTGTCAAATTCTCTTGTATGTTAGGCtttcctagtcttagagactaggtgccatcacgatatcctaaggtGAGAATTTGgaatcgtgacaagttagtatcaaagctctaggtttataggtgctACGAGAAATAAGAAAGTTTAATAGAgacttgcggattggtacagaaaCGTttatacttatattcgagaggataCAAAATTGTTAGGAAAATTCTGcttccttgattccttatcgtgcgaatttgtagATTTCGAAATCCAagtctttgtctttctattcgctcacagatggtgaggacacacactgctagagccgcgagaggccggaaccggggtagaggccaaggaggggcacgtggtgcatCCAGAGCACCTGCCCAAG
Encoded proteins:
- the LOC138907502 gene encoding uncharacterized protein, coding for MPQGGEEHTKINIPEPKAFIGRRCSAVVETKNAEDESAGKPKVDTWENLRDALRDKFLPNNSSWVARDCLKQLRHTSYIWDYAKDFSSLLLDIQNMSDEDKLHNFISGMQGWAQNKIRRQKVKDLPSTIAAAGTLVNFCSTSLTFDPSPSSKSKKKKKSKDWKKDNQKQDGNEKGKGKMDASSSKPSRQTSDNIAKEEVAYVNATWNDLSDAHSTLMYVDLKIGNKSVVTMEQSRSSSSFGWISVHGGDERKNIGIATLISVIEFEKGLKRGEETYLAALVTVKPDMPIEVPNCVADLLKEFKDVLPLEFPMELPTGRKTNHMIELFPRSLPPARPPYRMSPMELTELRKQLVELSGAPVLFLKKQDGTLLSKASYFTKLDLSSGYWHVRIADGDAPVTTYVTRYGSFEFLVQAIVDWQAPSGIKELRSILGLENYYRKFITGYSKWDTPLTDLLKKNVKWEDHPVAFESRKLNAAEQRYSTHEKDMVAVIHYFQVWRILLLVTNRKKVFAATYMLTQIESEFLDTTKLCPPNDPLYVKLMDQVKHGTVRRYWIEDDMLHFKGGRIVVPQDAGLRRSLLKETHDTPLAERKREVSFPQPLLVPEYLWASVSIDFISGHPKVEGKASIMVVVDKFSKYGIFVAAPTICSSEVADELFYKHVVKHFGVPRDIVSDRDPRFTRRFWTTLFKFMGTDLKFSTANHPKLMGRQNISIICLRVLQALCDY